In one window of Dehalococcoidia bacterium DNA:
- the eno gene encoding phosphopyruvate hydratase, with the protein MSGPVIAAVHAREVLDSRGNPTVEVEVALSDGAWGRALVPSGASTGRHEALELRDGDPKRYGGKGVRRAVEHVRTLLAPLLIGRSPFDQDAIDRLLLQADGTPSKQRLGANALLGVSLAVAHAAAASRRLPLYAYLGATEEGVLPVPLFNILNGGKHAHDSTDFQEFMVVPAGAPTFAEALRAGAEIYHALGRLLREGGYSTNVGDEGGFAPSLPSNRAAFQVVREAIALAGYRPGADVWVALDAAASEFFHNGRYSLRRDGLVCTAAQLVDYYESLLGDVPLLSLEDGLAEDDWEGWALLTRRLGGRLQLVGDDLFTTNPQRIRQGIQRGVANALLVKPNQIGTLSETREAVRLAQGAGWGTVMSHRSGETEDTTIADLAVAWGTQQIKAGAPARGERTAKYNRLLRIEEALGNRGRYAGLQAFPHLRRGPGATSSPP; encoded by the coding sequence GTGAGCGGTCCTGTTATCGCCGCCGTGCACGCCCGGGAGGTCCTGGACTCCCGAGGCAACCCCACCGTGGAGGTGGAGGTCGCCCTGTCCGACGGTGCCTGGGGACGGGCACTGGTGCCCTCCGGAGCCAGCACGGGTCGCCACGAGGCTCTGGAACTGCGGGACGGCGACCCCAAGCGCTACGGGGGTAAAGGTGTGCGCCGCGCCGTGGAGCACGTCCGCACCCTGCTGGCCCCCTTGCTCATAGGCCGTTCCCCCTTTGACCAGGATGCCATAGATCGCCTCTTGCTCCAGGCCGATGGCACCCCGAGCAAGCAACGCCTGGGGGCTAATGCTTTGCTGGGCGTCTCCCTGGCGGTGGCCCATGCCGCCGCCGCCTCTCGGCGTCTGCCCCTGTACGCCTACCTGGGTGCAACGGAAGAAGGGGTGCTCCCCGTGCCCCTGTTCAACATCCTCAACGGGGGCAAGCACGCCCACGACTCTACCGATTTTCAGGAGTTCATGGTGGTCCCCGCGGGGGCTCCCACTTTCGCCGAGGCCCTGCGGGCGGGGGCGGAAATCTACCACGCCCTCGGACGCTTGCTCCGCGAGGGGGGCTATAGCACCAATGTGGGCGACGAGGGCGGGTTCGCCCCTAGTTTACCGTCCAATCGCGCCGCCTTTCAGGTGGTGCGGGAGGCCATCGCTCTAGCCGGCTATCGCCCCGGGGCCGATGTCTGGGTGGCGTTGGACGCCGCCGCCAGCGAGTTCTTTCATAATGGGCGCTACTCCCTGCGCCGTGACGGTCTGGTCTGCACTGCTGCCCAACTGGTGGATTACTATGAATCCCTTCTCGGGGATGTCCCCCTCCTCAGCCTGGAGGATGGGCTGGCCGAGGACGACTGGGAGGGGTGGGCCCTCCTGACCCGTCGCCTGGGAGGGCGCCTGCAACTGGTGGGGGACGACCTGTTCACCACCAACCCCCAGCGTATTCGTCAGGGGATACAGCGGGGTGTGGCCAACGCCCTCCTGGTGAAGCCCAACCAGATAGGGACCCTCTCGGAGACGCGGGAGGCGGTGCGCCTGGCCCAGGGGGCGGGCTGGGGGACGGTCATGAGCCACCGCTCGGGCGAGACGGAGGACACCACTATCGCCGACCTGGCAGTGGCCTGGGGGACACAGCAGATCAAGGCAGGTGCCCCCGCCCGAGGGGAGCGCACCGCCAAGTATAATCGCCTCCTGCGCATTGAGGAGGCCCTGGGGAACAGAGGACGCTACGCCGGCCTGCAGGCTTTCCCCCATCTGCGACGGGGGCCGGGTGCTACTTCTTCTCCTCCATAG
- the fusA gene encoding elongation factor G: MSPSVPLELVRNIGFIAHIDAGKTTVTERVLYFTGRTYKIGEVDAGTAVMDWMPQERERGITITAAATVCYWRNHHINIIDTPGHVDFTAEVERSLRVLDGGVVIFDAVAGVQPQTETVWRQADRYRVPRICFVNKMDRTGADFFRTVDMIAHRLRVRPVPVQIPIGAESAFRGVVDLIEQKAYIYDTDEPKPPLEAPIPPEVQERARQWRERLIERVAETDDALLAKYLEGVPISKEEIYQALRRATLSYTLVPVLCGAALRNKGIQPLLDAIVAYLPSPLDMPPVKGTDPRTGETVERLPRTDQPLCALAFKVMTDPYIGRLVYIRVYSGVAKAGAVVYNASKGLRERLGRVVRMHAQHREDVEALEAGHIGAVIGLKNTFTGDTLCLEDAPLVLEPPRFPEPVISVSVEPRTKADQEHLDTALRRLAEEDPTFKVRYDPETGETLISGMGELHLEVLVDRMRREFGVQARVGRPKVSYRETITQPVRVEGRFIRQTGGRGQYGHVWLEVEPLPRGSGFQFENRIVGGVVPKEYIPAVEQGVREALENGVLGGYPVVDVKVTLVDGSYHPVDSSDMAFKVAGSMAMREALKRGTPVLLEPIMALEVVTPAEYLGDVLGDLNARRAQVQSLEGVGDTHIIRALVPLAETFGYATVLRSLTQGRASYSLQFHHYQEIPESIAQKVLVRS; encoded by the coding sequence ATGTCCCCTTCTGTGCCCTTGGAGCTCGTCCGCAATATCGGATTCATCGCCCACATTGATGCGGGCAAGACCACTGTTACCGAGCGTGTCCTCTACTTTACCGGCCGCACCTATAAAATCGGGGAGGTGGACGCCGGCACCGCTGTGATGGACTGGATGCCCCAGGAACGGGAGCGGGGCATCACCATCACCGCCGCCGCCACGGTGTGCTACTGGCGGAACCATCACATCAACATCATTGATACCCCCGGACACGTGGACTTCACGGCTGAGGTGGAGCGCAGTCTGCGCGTTCTGGACGGGGGGGTGGTCATTTTCGACGCCGTAGCGGGCGTTCAACCCCAGACCGAAACCGTGTGGCGCCAGGCCGACCGCTATCGCGTCCCCCGCATCTGCTTCGTCAATAAGATGGACCGCACAGGGGCCGACTTTTTCCGCACGGTGGATATGATCGCCCATCGCCTGCGAGTGCGCCCCGTCCCCGTGCAAATCCCCATCGGGGCCGAAAGCGCTTTTCGGGGCGTCGTGGACCTCATAGAACAGAAGGCCTATATCTACGACACCGACGAGCCCAAACCTCCCCTGGAGGCGCCCATTCCCCCGGAGGTGCAGGAGCGGGCTCGCCAGTGGCGGGAACGCCTCATTGAACGGGTCGCCGAAACCGACGATGCCCTTCTGGCCAAATACCTGGAGGGGGTCCCGATCTCTAAGGAGGAGATCTATCAAGCCCTCCGCCGCGCTACCCTCTCCTACACTTTGGTGCCCGTGCTGTGCGGAGCAGCCCTGCGTAACAAGGGCATCCAGCCCCTCCTGGACGCCATCGTGGCCTACCTCCCCTCTCCTCTGGATATGCCTCCTGTCAAAGGCACTGATCCCCGCACAGGCGAAACGGTGGAACGTCTCCCTCGGACCGACCAGCCCCTGTGCGCCCTCGCCTTCAAGGTGATGACCGACCCGTATATCGGGCGTCTGGTGTATATCCGGGTCTATTCGGGTGTAGCCAAAGCCGGGGCGGTGGTCTACAACGCTAGCAAGGGCCTTCGCGAGCGCCTGGGACGAGTAGTGCGCATGCACGCCCAGCACCGAGAGGATGTGGAGGCCCTCGAAGCGGGACACATCGGAGCCGTCATCGGCCTCAAGAATACCTTCACCGGTGATACCCTCTGCCTGGAGGATGCCCCCCTGGTGCTGGAGCCTCCCCGCTTCCCCGAGCCGGTGATCTCGGTGTCGGTGGAACCGCGCACCAAGGCCGATCAGGAGCACCTGGACACGGCCCTGCGCCGTCTGGCCGAGGAGGACCCCACCTTCAAGGTGCGCTACGACCCCGAAACAGGGGAGACGCTCATCTCGGGTATGGGGGAGCTGCACCTGGAGGTGCTGGTGGACCGCATGCGCCGGGAGTTTGGCGTCCAGGCGCGGGTGGGACGCCCCAAGGTCTCCTATCGGGAGACCATCACCCAGCCCGTGCGGGTGGAGGGGCGCTTCATCCGTCAGACCGGGGGGCGGGGGCAGTATGGCCATGTGTGGCTGGAGGTGGAGCCCCTGCCCCGCGGGAGCGGGTTCCAGTTTGAGAACCGTATCGTGGGCGGCGTCGTCCCCAAAGAGTATATCCCTGCGGTGGAGCAGGGCGTCCGCGAGGCTTTGGAAAATGGTGTTCTGGGCGGCTACCCGGTGGTGGATGTCAAGGTAACCCTGGTGGATGGCAGTTACCACCCTGTGGACTCCTCGGACATGGCCTTCAAGGTGGCGGGGAGTATGGCCATGCGGGAGGCCCTCAAGCGGGGCACCCCCGTGCTGTTGGAGCCGATTATGGCCCTGGAGGTGGTTACCCCCGCGGAATACTTAGGGGATGTGCTGGGCGACCTGAACGCCCGCCGTGCCCAAGTGCAGTCCCTGGAGGGAGTGGGCGACACTCACATCATCCGGGCGCTGGTGCCCTTGGCCGAAACCTTCGGCTACGCCACGGTGCTCCGCTCCCTCACCCAGGGGCGCGCCAGTTACTCCTTACAGTTCCACCACTACCAGGAAATCCCCGAGTCCATCGCCCAGAAAGTGCTGGTGCGATCCTAG
- a CDS encoding vitamin B12-dependent ribonucleotide reductase, which yields MDLTDNALRVLQARYFLRDKNGQVSEDAQGMFRRVARAIAQVETLYDPKADVQALEDAFYGMMARLEFLPNSPTLMNAGTGAGTLSACFVIGLEDTMEGIMDTAKHAAMVQKFGGGTGFALSKIRPKGAPISTTHGKACGPVAVLRHLSSVSKLVTQGGKRDGANMAVMDVRHPDIMEFITCKRKEGEIHNFNISVGVDTEFMEKVERGEDYDLIDPRTGQVVGRLNARKVFKEIVYGAWLNGEPGMLFMDRINQDNATPHLGKIMATNPCGEQPLLPYESCNLGSINLAKFLRYTPDAVEIDWERLRQTIRLAVRFLDNVIDANKYAIPEIERMTKLTRKIGLGIMGWADALFRLGIPYDSEEALALARQVISFFRREADAMSAELAQQRGPFPAFKGSIHDKPGAPPLRNAWRLSIAPTGTISMIAGCSSGIEPVFALVFRKHNILGGQTLYYIDQTFEAVARAEGFYSDALMEHLAMGKSLQERTEVPAWVRRLFVTAPDISPEWHVRMQAAFQEFVDSGISKTINFPNSATQEDVWRAYILAWKLGCKGITVYRAGSREQEVLTAGTTSKPQEAAAAPPSGTPQPYLRPRERPVVMTGRTERIRTGHGNMYVTINSDEQGRPFEVFVALGKAGGCDSAQLEAIARLVSLALRSGVDPQAIVEQLRGITCCPAWDGGVQVKSAPDALALALGRAIGKEPPRPEAIQPSLLPRNGDHQRPTGNWGVCKKCNGPLVYQEGCLTCRACGYSECG from the coding sequence CTGGACCTCACCGACAATGCCCTGCGGGTCCTGCAGGCCCGCTACTTCCTGCGGGACAAAAACGGGCAGGTCAGTGAAGACGCTCAGGGCATGTTCCGCCGGGTGGCCCGCGCCATCGCCCAGGTGGAGACCCTTTACGATCCTAAGGCCGATGTGCAGGCCCTGGAGGACGCCTTCTATGGGATGATGGCCCGCCTGGAGTTCCTCCCCAACTCCCCCACCCTGATGAACGCGGGCACGGGGGCCGGCACCCTCTCGGCCTGCTTCGTCATCGGCTTGGAGGACACCATGGAAGGCATCATGGACACGGCCAAGCACGCCGCCATGGTGCAGAAGTTCGGCGGGGGCACCGGCTTCGCCCTCTCCAAGATCCGCCCCAAGGGGGCTCCCATCTCCACCACCCACGGCAAGGCGTGCGGGCCGGTGGCAGTTCTGCGCCACCTGTCGTCGGTCTCCAAACTGGTTACCCAGGGCGGGAAGCGGGACGGGGCCAATATGGCGGTTATGGATGTGCGTCACCCCGACATCATGGAGTTCATCACCTGCAAGCGCAAAGAGGGGGAGATCCATAACTTCAACATCTCTGTGGGCGTGGACACGGAGTTCATGGAGAAGGTGGAGCGAGGGGAGGACTATGACCTCATCGACCCGCGCACGGGCCAGGTGGTGGGCCGCCTGAATGCTCGGAAGGTGTTCAAGGAGATTGTCTACGGGGCGTGGCTGAACGGCGAGCCGGGGATGCTCTTCATGGACCGCATCAACCAGGACAACGCTACCCCCCACCTGGGCAAAATCATGGCCACCAACCCCTGCGGGGAACAGCCCCTCCTGCCCTACGAGTCGTGCAACCTGGGGTCTATCAACCTGGCCAAGTTCCTGCGCTACACCCCCGACGCCGTGGAGATCGATTGGGAGCGCCTGCGCCAGACTATCCGCTTGGCGGTGCGCTTCTTGGACAATGTGATTGACGCCAACAAATACGCCATCCCCGAAATTGAGCGGATGACCAAACTGACCCGCAAGATCGGTCTGGGGATTATGGGGTGGGCTGATGCCTTGTTCCGCCTGGGCATCCCCTATGACTCCGAGGAGGCTCTGGCCCTAGCGCGGCAGGTGATCTCCTTCTTCCGCCGCGAGGCCGATGCTATGTCGGCTGAACTGGCCCAGCAGAGGGGTCCTTTCCCCGCCTTCAAGGGGAGCATTCACGACAAGCCCGGCGCTCCGCCCCTGCGCAACGCCTGGCGCCTAAGCATCGCCCCCACTGGCACCATCTCCATGATCGCAGGGTGCTCCTCGGGCATTGAGCCGGTGTTTGCTCTGGTGTTCCGCAAGCACAACATCTTGGGGGGCCAGACCCTCTACTACATTGACCAGACCTTCGAGGCCGTGGCGCGGGCCGAGGGCTTCTACAGCGATGCCCTGATGGAGCACTTGGCCATGGGCAAATCCCTCCAGGAGCGCACCGAGGTGCCCGCGTGGGTGCGCCGCCTGTTCGTTACCGCCCCCGACATCAGCCCCGAATGGCACGTGCGCATGCAGGCGGCCTTCCAGGAGTTTGTGGATTCGGGTATCTCCAAGACCATCAACTTCCCCAATAGCGCCACGCAAGAGGATGTGTGGCGGGCGTATATCCTGGCCTGGAAGCTGGGATGCAAAGGCATAACCGTCTACCGTGCGGGTAGTCGGGAGCAGGAGGTGCTCACCGCCGGCACGACGAGCAAGCCCCAGGAGGCGGCCGCGGCCCCGCCTTCAGGGACCCCCCAGCCCTATCTGCGCCCTCGGGAGCGCCCCGTGGTCATGACCGGGCGCACCGAGCGCATCCGCACCGGGCACGGGAACATGTATGTAACCATCAACTCCGACGAGCAGGGGAGGCCTTTTGAGGTGTTCGTGGCGTTGGGTAAGGCAGGCGGATGCGACAGCGCCCAGCTGGAGGCCATCGCCCGTCTGGTCTCCCTGGCCTTGCGGTCGGGTGTGGACCCCCAAGCCATTGTAGAGCAGTTGCGGGGGATTACCTGCTGCCCCGCCTGGGACGGGGGGGTGCAGGTGAAGTCGGCTCCCGATGCCTTGGCGCTCGCCCTGGGGCGGGCCATCGGGAAGGAGCCCCCGCGCCCCGAAGCCATCCAGCCGTCGCTCCTTCCACGCAACGGCGACCACCAGAGGCCCACGGGCAACTGGGGGGTGTGCAAGAAGTGCAACGGCCCTCTGGTCTACCAGGAGGGATGCCTGACCTGCCGGGCATGCGGGTATAGCGAGTGCGGGTGA
- the nrdR gene encoding transcriptional regulator NrdR, with amino-acid sequence MRCPRCGHPDSRVVDSRDAEEGIRRRRECARCGLRYTTYERVQTTALLVVKRDGRREEFNREKVKRGMLIACTKRPVPVDAIDKAVEAIEQDLQRLGRAEVPSSLIGEMVMEHLKRLDRVAYVRFASVYRNFQDVGSFREAVDALEGEQAKPPAGQLPLPLDGKVPRRTKHLR; translated from the coding sequence ATGCGCTGTCCTCGCTGTGGGCATCCCGACTCCCGGGTAGTGGACTCCCGGGATGCGGAGGAGGGCATCCGCCGGCGCCGAGAGTGTGCCCGGTGTGGTCTGCGCTATACCACCTACGAGCGGGTGCAGACCACCGCCTTGCTGGTGGTGAAGCGGGATGGACGGCGGGAGGAGTTCAACCGAGAGAAGGTGAAACGGGGCATGCTCATCGCTTGCACCAAGCGCCCTGTGCCTGTGGACGCCATTGATAAGGCGGTGGAGGCCATTGAGCAGGACCTGCAACGCTTGGGGCGGGCGGAGGTGCCCTCGTCCCTTATCGGGGAGATGGTGATGGAGCACTTGAAGCGCTTGGATCGAGTGGCCTATGTGCGCTTCGCCAGCGTCTACCGCAACTTCCAGGATGTGGGGAGTTTCCGGGAGGCGGTGGATGCCCTCGAGGGGGAGCAGGCCAAGCCCCCCGCCGGCCAGTTGCCTTTGCCCCTGGACGGGAAAGTTCCCCGCCGCACCAAACACCTGCGCTAG
- the rpsL gene encoding 30S ribosomal protein S12, whose translation MPTINQLVRKGRSRSRSKSKAPALHFRYNSLKNQRVYDPVGAPQRRGVCTVVRTMTPKKPNSALRKIARVRLTNGVEITAYIPGEGHNLQEHSVVLVRGGRVPDLPGVRYHIIRGAIDAAGVANRRQGRSKYGAKKAKKGATPAEGTAG comes from the coding sequence ATGCCGACTATCAATCAACTGGTGCGGAAGGGGCGGAGCCGCTCTCGTTCCAAGAGCAAGGCTCCAGCCTTACACTTTAGGTACAACTCCCTGAAGAACCAACGGGTCTACGACCCTGTGGGGGCACCCCAGCGGCGGGGGGTGTGCACGGTGGTGCGCACTATGACCCCCAAGAAGCCCAACTCCGCCCTACGTAAGATCGCCCGCGTGCGCCTGACCAACGGTGTAGAGATCACCGCCTACATCCCGGGCGAAGGCCACAACCTCCAGGAGCACTCGGTGGTGTTGGTGCGTGGAGGGCGCGTCCCCGACCTGCCAGGGGTGCGTTACCACATCATCCGGGGTGCTATTGATGCCGCAGGGGTGGCCAATCGCCGCCAGGGGCGCAGCAAATACGGTGCTAAAAAGGCTAAGAAGGGTGCCACTCCCGCCGAAGGCACAGCAGGGTAG
- a CDS encoding site-specific DNA-methyltransferase: MPVDCILCGDCREILPQWPSQSVDIIITSPPYNFGLDGYDRYEDTQDWEAYFATLGQVFHECARLLKPGGRICVVVQPLYSDYVPTHHRVARLLEQAGLLFYAEILWEKHNYNAKYTAWGSWKSPRMPYLKYTWEFVEVFAKGSRRKPGPQDAVDITAEEFKRWVRARWDIAPESRMRMFGHPSMFPEALVERLLKLFSYRGDVVLDPFNGAGTTTVVAARLGRRYIGIDISERYCQVARERLAQAALGMRPALLLQ, encoded by the coding sequence TTGCCGGTAGACTGCATCCTCTGCGGGGACTGTCGGGAGATACTTCCCCAATGGCCCTCCCAAAGCGTGGATATCATCATCACCTCACCCCCCTACAACTTCGGGCTGGACGGCTACGACCGCTATGAGGACACCCAGGATTGGGAGGCCTACTTCGCCACTCTGGGGCAGGTGTTTCACGAGTGCGCTCGTTTATTGAAGCCGGGGGGGCGCATCTGTGTGGTCGTCCAGCCTCTCTACTCGGACTATGTGCCCACCCACCATCGGGTCGCCCGCCTATTGGAGCAGGCGGGCCTGCTGTTCTACGCCGAAATCCTCTGGGAGAAGCACAACTACAACGCCAAGTACACGGCGTGGGGGAGTTGGAAGAGCCCCCGTATGCCCTACTTGAAATATACCTGGGAGTTTGTGGAGGTGTTCGCCAAGGGCTCCCGCAGGAAGCCCGGCCCCCAGGACGCGGTGGACATCACTGCCGAGGAGTTCAAGAGGTGGGTGCGGGCGCGGTGGGACATCGCCCCCGAAAGCCGGATGCGCATGTTCGGCCACCCCTCCATGTTCCCGGAGGCGCTGGTGGAGCGCTTACTGAAGCTGTTCAGTTATCGGGGGGATGTGGTGCTGGACCCCTTCAACGGGGCGGGGACGACGACCGTGGTGGCTGCGCGGCTGGGGCGTCGGTATATCGGCATAGACATCTCGGAGCGCTACTGCCAGGTGGCGAGGGAACGGCTGGCGCAAGCGGCTCTGGGCATGCGCCCCGCCCTTCTGCTACAGTAG
- a CDS encoding adenosylcobalamin-dependent ribonucleoside-diphosphate reductase encodes MHAPHAPFRFIRKRHGPLEAFDPERIATAIGKALAAVGTPDSDLAHRLADQVVQRLAQRLPYGSIPHVEEVQDTVEEVLIQSGLAQAAKAYILYRQQRAQMRQAKRLLGVGLDELKLSVNAVKVLEQRYLLKDEEGRVIETPLQMFQRVARAIARAEEEFGASREERERWEERFLGMMLRLDFLPNSPTLMNADTPLGQLSACFVLPIEDSLVSIFDTLKHAALVHQSGGGTGFSFSRLRPRGDRVRSTGGMASGPVSFMRIYDTATEVIKQGGKRRGANMGILSVHHPDILEFIQAKAQEGVLANFNISVAITDAFMDALATGADYALVNPRTGKEVRRVPARVVFDLICTQAWRTGDPGIIFIDEINRHNPTPHVGTIEATNPCGEVPLLPYESCNLGSINLSHYVKNRQIDWERLRETVHWAIRFLDNVIQVNRYPIPQLEQAARANRKVGLGVMGWADTLIALGIPYDSSDGVGMAEQVMGFIAQEADRASRLLAQERGPFPNFRGSRWDTVGATPRRNATVTSIAPTGTLSLIAGCSSGIEPLFALVYVREAMEGMRLLEVNSAFRQAIEARGVASDALWEQVARKGSIRDMEHLPPDLRRLFVTDFDIAPQWHVRMQAAFQRHTENAVSKTINLPHDATVEDVKTAFLLAWELKCKGITVYRYGSKSQQVLYLGGDVKHGEVIPFVLVHPEYGGGCPAGTLCPI; translated from the coding sequence ATGCACGCCCCGCACGCCCCGTTTCGTTTCATCCGCAAGCGCCACGGCCCCCTGGAAGCCTTTGACCCCGAGCGCATCGCCACGGCCATCGGGAAAGCCCTGGCCGCCGTCGGCACGCCCGACAGTGATCTAGCCCACCGCCTCGCCGACCAGGTTGTTCAGCGCCTCGCCCAACGCCTCCCTTACGGCTCCATCCCCCATGTGGAGGAGGTGCAGGACACTGTGGAGGAGGTGCTGATCCAGAGCGGCTTGGCGCAAGCCGCCAAAGCCTACATCCTCTATCGCCAGCAGAGGGCCCAGATGCGCCAGGCCAAAAGACTTCTGGGCGTGGGGCTAGACGAACTGAAACTCTCGGTCAACGCCGTCAAAGTGTTGGAACAGCGCTACCTGCTGAAGGACGAGGAGGGGCGCGTCATCGAGACGCCCCTCCAGATGTTCCAAAGGGTGGCACGGGCCATAGCCCGGGCGGAGGAGGAGTTTGGAGCAAGCCGGGAGGAGCGGGAGAGATGGGAAGAGCGCTTTCTGGGGATGATGCTCCGCCTGGACTTCCTCCCCAACTCCCCGACCCTCATGAACGCCGACACCCCTTTGGGCCAACTCTCCGCTTGCTTCGTCCTCCCCATAGAGGATTCCCTGGTATCCATTTTTGATACCCTCAAACACGCCGCTCTGGTGCACCAGTCGGGTGGGGGGACGGGCTTCTCCTTTTCGCGCCTGCGCCCCAGGGGGGATAGAGTGCGTTCCACGGGTGGCATGGCCTCGGGGCCGGTCTCCTTTATGCGCATCTATGACACGGCCACCGAGGTCATCAAGCAAGGGGGCAAGCGCCGGGGTGCCAATATGGGCATCTTGAGCGTTCACCATCCCGACATCCTGGAGTTCATTCAGGCGAAGGCCCAGGAGGGGGTGCTGGCCAACTTCAACATCTCTGTGGCCATCACCGATGCCTTTATGGACGCCTTGGCCACCGGGGCAGACTACGCTTTGGTCAATCCTCGCACGGGCAAAGAGGTGCGCCGCGTGCCGGCGCGGGTGGTGTTTGACCTCATCTGCACCCAGGCGTGGCGCACAGGCGACCCGGGCATCATTTTCATAGACGAAATCAATCGCCACAACCCGACGCCCCATGTGGGCACCATTGAGGCCACCAACCCCTGCGGGGAGGTGCCCCTTCTCCCCTACGAGTCGTGCAACTTAGGTTCCATTAATCTCTCCCATTATGTCAAAAACCGCCAGATAGATTGGGAACGGCTGCGGGAGACGGTGCATTGGGCCATTCGCTTTCTGGACAATGTCATTCAGGTCAACCGCTATCCCATCCCCCAATTGGAGCAGGCCGCCCGTGCCAACCGCAAGGTGGGTTTGGGGGTCATGGGCTGGGCCGATACCCTTATTGCCTTAGGTATCCCCTACGACAGTAGCGATGGTGTGGGCATGGCCGAGCAGGTCATGGGCTTCATCGCCCAGGAGGCCGACCGCGCCAGCCGTCTGCTGGCCCAGGAGCGTGGCCCCTTCCCCAACTTTCGGGGGAGCCGATGGGACACTGTGGGTGCCACCCCCCGGCGCAACGCCACCGTTACCAGCATCGCCCCTACCGGCACACTGAGCCTCATCGCGGGGTGCTCCTCGGGCATTGAGCCTCTGTTCGCCCTGGTCTATGTGCGGGAGGCGATGGAGGGGATGCGCCTGTTGGAAGTGAACAGCGCCTTCCGCCAGGCGATAGAGGCGCGAGGTGTGGCCTCTGACGCCTTATGGGAGCAGGTCGCCCGTAAAGGCTCCATCCGCGACATGGAGCACTTGCCCCCCGACCTGCGTCGTCTGTTCGTTACCGACTTTGACATCGCTCCCCAATGGCATGTGCGGATGCAGGCCGCCTTCCAGAGGCACACCGAGAACGCCGTCTCCAAGACCATCAACCTCCCCCACGATGCAACAGTGGAGGATGTCAAAACGGCTTTCCTCTTGGCGTGGGAACTGAAATGTAAAGGCATCACAGTGTATCGCTATGGAAGCAAGAGCCAGCAGGTGCTTTATCTGGGGGGCGATGTGAAGCACGGGGAGGTCATCCCCTTCGTGCTGGTGCATCCCGAATACGGGGGCGGATGTCCCGCTGGCACCTTGTGCCCCATCTAG
- a CDS encoding TIGR00725 family protein, protein MSLAKRPLAIAVIGGGNADAQSMELAYQVGKALARRGVVVVCGGLTGVMEAVCRGAKEAGGITVGILPGHDPQEANPYVDIAICTGMGYARNPLVVKSGQAVIAIDGAYGTLSEIAHALAEGIPVVGLHTWMFSVNNQPDNAIVRASDPEEAVEKAIALARRGQRAPTPREGMTQ, encoded by the coding sequence ATGTCCCTAGCGAAACGTCCTCTGGCCATTGCCGTCATAGGTGGAGGTAATGCCGACGCCCAGAGCATGGAGTTGGCCTACCAGGTGGGCAAGGCCCTGGCGCGGCGCGGGGTTGTGGTGGTGTGTGGGGGCCTCACGGGAGTGATGGAGGCGGTGTGCCGGGGTGCCAAGGAGGCGGGGGGTATCACAGTGGGCATCCTCCCCGGCCACGACCCTCAAGAGGCCAACCCCTATGTAGACATCGCTATCTGCACAGGGATGGGGTATGCCCGTAACCCGTTAGTGGTGAAGTCTGGCCAGGCAGTTATCGCTATTGACGGCGCCTACGGCACTCTCTCCGAGATCGCCCACGCCTTGGCGGAGGGGATTCCCGTAGTGGGTTTGCATACTTGGATGTTCAGCGTCAACAACCAACCCGATAACGCCATCGTGCGCGCCTCTGACCCGGAGGAGGCTGTGGAGAAGGCCATCGCCCTGGCCCGACGAGGGCAGCGTGCCCCGACTCCTCGTGAGGGGATGACCCAGTGA
- the rpsG gene encoding 30S ribosomal protein S7 yields MRRHRAEPRPVKPDPIYNSETIARLINKVMQRGKKTVAQRIVYRALARIENQANRHPVEVVEEAIRRATPLLQVKPRRVGGATYQVPVEVHPLRGRSLAMRWLVQAARARKGRPMEERLAAEILDAAKGEGAAVKRREDLHKMAEANRAFVHYRW; encoded by the coding sequence ATGCGTCGCCATCGGGCAGAACCCCGACCCGTCAAACCCGACCCCATCTACAATAGCGAGACCATTGCCCGCCTGATCAACAAGGTCATGCAACGGGGCAAGAAGACCGTTGCCCAACGCATCGTCTACCGGGCATTGGCGCGCATCGAGAACCAGGCCAACCGCCACCCCGTGGAGGTGGTAGAGGAAGCCATCCGCCGCGCTACCCCCCTCCTCCAGGTGAAGCCTCGCCGGGTGGGCGGAGCCACTTACCAAGTCCCGGTGGAGGTTCACCCCCTGCGCGGGCGTTCCCTGGCCATGCGCTGGTTGGTGCAAGCCGCCCGCGCCCGCAAAGGCCGCCCTATGGAGGAGCGTTTGGCCGCCGAAATCCTGGACGCCGCCAAGGGTGAGGGGGCGGCGGTCAAACGCCGCGAAGACCTGCATAAGATGGCCGAGGCCAACCGCGCCTTCGTCCACTACCGGTGGTAA